In the genome of Candidatus Nitrosotenuis sp. DW1, one region contains:
- the leuD gene encoding 3-isopropylmalate dehydratase small subunit has translation MEKFSKVSSTAIPLDRANVDTDQIVPKQFLKLVQRTGFGKFLFYDWRFDQDGKQKPDFVLNDPMYSNSHILLAGENFGSGSSREHAAWALKDYGLDVIIAPSFADIFYNNCFKNGILPISLPRNLVDDLMQTKSAIEVDLESQTIRYDSRTIPFAIDEGRKKTLLEGLDDIAVTLQYEDRITSYEKSHAL, from the coding sequence TTGGAAAAATTCAGCAAAGTATCAAGCACTGCCATCCCACTAGATAGGGCAAATGTCGACACTGACCAAATTGTTCCAAAACAGTTTCTCAAGCTAGTCCAAAGGACTGGCTTTGGCAAATTCTTATTCTATGACTGGAGGTTTGACCAAGACGGAAAGCAAAAGCCAGACTTCGTGCTAAATGATCCGATGTATTCTAATTCGCACATACTCTTGGCCGGTGAGAACTTTGGATCCGGCTCATCACGCGAACATGCGGCATGGGCGCTAAAGGACTATGGACTAGACGTAATTATAGCACCGTCCTTTGCCGACATTTTCTACAATAACTGTTTTAAAAACGGCATTCTGCCAATTTCGCTTCCAAGAAATCTGGTGGACGATCTGATGCAGACAAAATCTGCAATCGAGGTTGATCTGGAATCTCAAACCATCCGATATGATTCTAGGACAATTCCGTTTGCAATAGACGAGGGCAGAAAAAAAACACTGCTTGAAGGGCTAGATGACATTGCAGTTACACTGCAGTATGAGGACAGGATTACCTCATACGAAAAAAGTCACGCCTTGTGA
- a CDS encoding nucleotidyltransferase family protein gives MKAVILAGGKGTRARPFTDYFPKAMIPVLGSPLIDHVVRYLSSSKLVSEIIIVADIAGLGGQIKNYFENDPKIRFVQDSGSGTAGDLLHLSKTLGKEPFFLWFVDNLGAVNLEKMYKHFVEKKSMACVATRQYRKEETGFAKVSDGVVTEFIEKPLVKMPNFECTGIYVIHGKIIDLIKAKFRTKKNVNLSFDILQGLSKKGLVSAFDIKDTPWLDVESPAILERNDAVVKKILKQMGHKA, from the coding sequence TTGAAAGCAGTAATTTTAGCAGGCGGCAAAGGAACGCGTGCGAGGCCTTTTACGGATTATTTCCCAAAGGCGATGATCCCAGTTTTAGGAAGTCCCCTGATAGACCACGTCGTACGATACCTGTCATCATCAAAGCTAGTCTCAGAGATAATCATAGTTGCAGACATTGCAGGCCTCGGAGGACAGATAAAGAACTATTTCGAAAACGATCCCAAAATAAGATTTGTTCAGGACTCTGGGAGCGGGACTGCGGGAGACTTGTTACACCTGAGCAAAACGCTTGGAAAGGAGCCGTTTTTCTTGTGGTTTGTAGACAACCTTGGGGCAGTCAACTTGGAAAAAATGTACAAGCATTTTGTTGAAAAAAAGAGCATGGCATGCGTTGCAACAAGGCAGTACAGAAAGGAAGAGACGGGGTTCGCAAAAGTAAGCGACGGTGTAGTCACAGAATTTATTGAAAAGCCCCTAGTCAAAATGCCAAACTTTGAGTGCACCGGAATCTATGTGATTCATGGAAAAATAATTGATTTGATAAAGGCCAAATTTAGGACAAAAAAGAACGTTAACTTGTCGTTTGATATTTTGCAAGGATTGTCAAAAAAGGGGCTGGTTAGCGCATTCGATATCAAAGATACGCCGTGGCTCGATGTCGAATCCCCCGCAATACTGGAACGCAATGATGCAGTAGTTAAAAAAATACTAAAGCAGATGGGTCACAAGGCGTGA
- a CDS encoding 30S ribosomal protein S9, with product MIPKTEIYFATRKTSRAHVYITKGTGRVRINNTPAEMIQQETAREVILSPLELAGELRNKVDISVRVKGGGFMGQAYAAATAISRALTGWTKSKKDPKEHPFAKPVRSELRKKINEFDKHLLSGDARQKEPKKFGGPGARRRKQKSYR from the coding sequence ATGATCCCAAAGACAGAGATCTACTTTGCAACAAGAAAGACGTCAAGGGCACATGTATACATCACAAAAGGCACCGGCAGAGTTAGAATAAACAACACACCTGCAGAAATGATTCAGCAAGAGACTGCAAGAGAGGTAATCTTGAGTCCACTTGAGCTTGCAGGGGAACTAAGAAACAAGGTAGATATTTCAGTTCGCGTCAAGGGCGGCGGATTTATGGGTCAAGCATATGCTGCAGCAACTGCAATTTCAAGGGCGCTTACAGGCTGGACAAAATCGAAAAAGGATCCAAAAGAGCACCCATTTGCAAAGCCAGTCAGAAGCGAGTTGCGCAAGAAAATCAACGAGTTTGATAAACACCTTCTAAGCGGAGACGCCAGACAAAAAGAGCCAAAGAAATTTGGTGGGCCCGGAGCTAGAAGAAGAAAGCAGAAATCATACAGGTAG
- a CDS encoding 50S ribosomal protein L13 — MDKQAQNIVIDGTDQIAGRLSSNVAKMLLQGNRVTVVNCEKIMLSGNRSNIINEYRDFLEIASILHPEHGPYHPRRPDTIIARMVRGMLPRKKPSGDAALKRLRTYMGVPKQLKSSKKIVLENAKITRPSANYTTMYDLSKTVGWTPA, encoded by the coding sequence TTGGATAAACAGGCTCAAAACATAGTAATTGACGGAACTGACCAGATTGCAGGCAGACTAAGCTCAAACGTGGCAAAGATGCTACTTCAGGGAAACCGCGTTACAGTTGTAAATTGTGAAAAAATAATGCTTAGCGGAAACAGGAGCAACATCATAAACGAGTACAGGGACTTTTTAGAGATTGCAAGCATATTGCATCCAGAACACGGCCCATACCACCCAAGAAGACCAGACACGATAATTGCAAGAATGGTACGTGGAATGCTTCCAAGGAAAAAGCCATCAGGGGATGCAGCACTAAAACGCCTTCGAACATACATGGGAGTACCAAAACAATTGAAATCATCAAAAAAGATAGTCTTGGAAAATGCAAAAATCACAAGACCTTCTGCCAACTATACCACAATGTATGACTTGTCAAAAACAGTAGGGTGGACACCAGCATGA
- a CDS encoding 50S ribosomal protein L18e produces the protein MTNQVVVKMVKELKQASIKNEAPIWSKVAEMALKPTSAKRIVNLTKIDNVTKDSDVIMVPGKLLGTGKISHKITVCSFSISTSAAKKILEAGGKIISHSEMISKFPSGKGVRIIG, from the coding sequence ATGACCAATCAAGTTGTGGTAAAGATGGTAAAAGAGCTAAAACAAGCTTCAATTAAGAACGAGGCCCCCATTTGGTCAAAGGTTGCAGAGATGGCACTAAAGCCGACTTCTGCAAAAAGAATAGTAAACTTGACTAAGATAGACAACGTTACCAAAGACAGCGACGTCATCATGGTGCCAGGCAAACTGCTTGGAACCGGAAAGATTTCTCACAAAATAACAGTTTGTTCGTTTTCCATTTCCACTTCGGCCGCAAAAAAGATTCTAGAGGCAGGCGGAAAAATTATCAGTCATTCTGAAATGATATCCAAGTTTCCTTCAGGGAAGGGAGTGAGAATAATTGGATAA
- a CDS encoding DNA-directed RNA polymerase subunit D: MTSLEIISQDKQRMSVKIKGAPLQYANALRRICLNGVPVFAIDTVDVIDNSSVMSDEGVAHRLGLIPLKTDLKRFAEPSKCSCQSKSGCSNCRVMLVIDSGETDATRTIYSSELSSEDDTVKAVSDKIPIVQLAPGQKLKVEAYARLGRGSDHAKWNSANVSVLTHTDKPDEYVLTLETTGALSPEQILLAGVDELESRLQEFKQTISELKA; encoded by the coding sequence TTGACTTCTTTAGAGATTATTTCGCAAGATAAACAACGCATGTCAGTTAAGATCAAAGGTGCACCCCTACAGTACGCAAATGCTCTAAGACGAATTTGTCTTAACGGGGTTCCTGTTTTTGCAATAGACACAGTGGACGTCATTGACAATTCCTCTGTAATGTCAGATGAGGGTGTTGCCCACAGACTAGGCCTCATTCCACTAAAAACTGACCTAAAGCGATTTGCAGAACCATCCAAGTGCTCATGCCAAAGCAAGTCGGGTTGCTCAAACTGCCGCGTAATGTTGGTAATAGACTCTGGCGAAACAGATGCAACAAGAACCATCTATTCCTCAGAACTCAGCTCAGAAGACGATACAGTAAAGGCAGTATCAGACAAGATCCCAATTGTACAATTAGCACCAGGGCAAAAGCTCAAAGTCGAGGCATATGCAAGACTTGGGCGCGGATCAGACCATGCCAAATGGAATTCTGCAAACGTATCAGTTCTAACCCACACAGATAAACCGGACGAGTATGTCCTTACACTGGAAACCACGGGTGCACTCAGTCCAGAACAGATTCTCTTGGCAGGAGTCGATGAGCTTGAAAGCAGACTCCAAGAGTTCAAACAGACAATATCCGAACTCAAAGCGTGA
- a CDS encoding ribosome assembly factor SBDS, which translates to MTEVTVIRHSVAGEKFEILVKPDPALDYKLGKIKDVSAILVSDEVYTDSGKGTKASTEKLLKAFGTQDTNAVIEQIIKKGELNLTTDQRRKMIAEKRKQIINFIAKTYVDPRSHLPHPPMRIEQALEQMRVSIDPFKNSEEQAKDVVEKLRTIIPLKSENMLLEITVPAQYASQSYSVLKSNGTLKKEEWQNNGSLKAILEIPAGARANVIDRLGSITKGSATVEMVK; encoded by the coding sequence ATGACTGAGGTAACGGTAATCAGACATTCCGTAGCCGGGGAAAAATTCGAGATTTTAGTAAAGCCTGATCCTGCCCTTGATTACAAGTTGGGCAAAATAAAGGACGTCTCAGCAATTCTGGTATCTGACGAAGTATACACTGACTCTGGCAAGGGAACCAAGGCATCTACAGAAAAATTACTAAAGGCCTTTGGAACCCAAGACACAAATGCAGTAATAGAACAAATCATCAAAAAAGGAGAACTTAATCTAACCACTGATCAGAGGCGAAAAATGATTGCCGAAAAAAGAAAACAAATCATCAACTTTATCGCAAAAACATACGTTGATCCAAGATCTCATCTGCCTCATCCTCCGATGAGAATAGAGCAGGCATTGGAACAAATGCGAGTCTCCATCGACCCATTCAAAAACTCAGAGGAGCAAGCAAAGGACGTGGTTGAAAAACTCCGTACTATAATTCCGCTCAAGTCTGAAAACATGCTGCTGGAAATTACAGTTCCTGCCCAGTATGCATCCCAATCTTATTCTGTACTAAAGTCAAATGGAACATTAAAAAAAGAAGAATGGCAAAATAATGGATCTCTTAAAGCAATACTAGAAATACCTGCGGGAGCAAGGGCAAACGTGATAGACAGGCTTGGCTCCATAACCAAGGGTTCGGCAACTGTGGAGATGGTAAAGTAA
- the rrp4 gene encoding exosome complex RNA-binding protein Rrp4, giving the protein MDDIKRKYVIPGDVITTGPYRAEENVNLVGDKIIATTVGISEIYDSGVRVIPLTGMYVPRIDDFIIGIVKSHTSLSWELDMRSCYPGILPAQDVFGRDFNPKVDELTSRLKKGDLVAARIANFDRSRDPLITIGDRDLGKIEEGELVKISPSKVPRLIGKRGSMIQTIENATKALITIGQNGYIVVSCEEPEGLLKALDAIRMIDEQAHVPNLTEKIQEMLGSNSE; this is encoded by the coding sequence ATGGATGATATTAAAAGAAAATATGTAATTCCTGGCGATGTAATAACAACTGGTCCGTACAGGGCAGAAGAAAATGTTAATCTCGTAGGTGACAAAATCATTGCGACCACCGTCGGTATTTCTGAAATTTATGATAGCGGCGTTAGGGTCATTCCGTTGACTGGAATGTATGTTCCAAGAATCGATGACTTCATAATTGGCATAGTAAAATCTCACACCTCGCTTTCGTGGGAGCTTGACATGCGTTCGTGTTATCCTGGTATTCTGCCTGCCCAGGATGTTTTTGGCAGGGATTTTAACCCAAAAGTTGACGAGCTGACATCGCGTCTCAAGAAGGGAGACCTGGTTGCGGCAAGGATTGCAAACTTTGACAGATCACGCGACCCGCTAATCACGATAGGTGATAGAGACCTTGGGAAAATCGAGGAAGGCGAGCTAGTCAAAATTTCGCCAAGCAAAGTTCCAAGACTTATTGGAAAACGCGGCTCTATGATTCAAACAATAGAAAATGCCACCAAGGCGCTGATTACAATTGGACAAAACGGTTACATCGTAGTTTCATGCGAGGAGCCAGAGGGATTATTAAAGGCACTTGATGCCATAAGAATGATTGACGAACAGGCACATGTTCCAAATCTGACTGAAAAAATACAAGAAATGTTAGGATCAAATAGTGAATAA
- the rrp41 gene encoding exosome complex exonuclease Rrp41: protein MGVKKTDIVLLDDKGIRCDGRKIDEPRNIMIKAGVLKNANGSAYIEFGENKILAGVFGPRDVHPKHLANTDRGILRCRYHMEPFSVSERKNPAPSRREIEISKVIKEALEPAVMLENFPRTVVDVYIEVLQADGGSRCAALDAAAVALADAGIPMRDMVSACAAGKVADTIVLDINNEEDQEGQADMPVAYMPNLEKVTLLQLDGVLTPAEYKKCIETAINGCKIVYEIQKKALKDKFFGDMPQ, encoded by the coding sequence ATGGGTGTAAAAAAAACAGATATAGTATTACTAGATGACAAAGGGATTCGCTGCGACGGAAGAAAAATCGACGAGCCTCGCAATATTATGATTAAAGCTGGCGTACTCAAAAACGCAAACGGCTCTGCATATATTGAATTTGGAGAAAACAAAATACTCGCAGGCGTCTTTGGCCCGCGTGACGTCCATCCAAAACACTTGGCAAACACCGACCGCGGAATTCTAAGATGCAGATATCACATGGAGCCATTTTCAGTAAGCGAGAGGAAAAACCCCGCACCGTCAAGAAGAGAAATTGAGATTTCCAAAGTGATCAAAGAGGCACTGGAACCTGCAGTGATGCTTGAGAATTTTCCAAGAACCGTAGTGGACGTATACATCGAAGTTCTTCAGGCAGATGGAGGCTCAAGATGTGCAGCGCTTGATGCAGCAGCAGTTGCCTTGGCAGATGCCGGCATTCCGATGAGAGACATGGTTTCGGCGTGCGCTGCAGGAAAAGTAGCGGATACTATTGTTTTGGATATTAACAACGAGGAGGACCAGGAAGGTCAGGCAGACATGCCGGTTGCATACATGCCAAACCTCGAAAAAGTCACACTTCTCCAGTTGGATGGAGTCCTGACTCCAGCTGAATACAAAAAATGCATCGAGACTGCAATAAACGGATGCAAAATAGTATATGAGATTCAAAAGAAGGCACTAAAAGACAAATTCTTTGGAGACATGCCACAATGA
- the rrp42 gene encoding exosome complex protein Rrp42: MNISIIDDLKKKKILALLKDGQRVDGRALDEPRPLVIDTGVIPKAEGSARVRLGDTEVVCGVKIQPDKPFPDLGDRGIFICTAEVLPLADPNVETGPPNEEVIELARVVDRGIRESHMIDLTKLVLTKDKSVIGIFVDNTVTDYDGNLFDACSYASVASILSCKVPKWEIKNDAPSLVPDSASAPPITTIPVSVTMGKIADTIIVDPNADEWKCMDARMTITTNSEGNICAVQKGGDDGFTFEQLVKCSELSIATGAKIREILKQVPGGNAC; this comes from the coding sequence ATGAACATCTCAATTATAGACGATCTAAAAAAGAAAAAAATTCTTGCTTTACTAAAGGATGGTCAAAGAGTTGACGGGAGAGCATTGGACGAACCAAGGCCATTAGTTATTGATACTGGAGTGATTCCAAAGGCAGAAGGCTCGGCGCGAGTAAGATTGGGAGATACCGAAGTCGTATGTGGAGTAAAGATCCAACCAGACAAACCGTTTCCAGATCTTGGCGACAGGGGAATTTTCATATGCACCGCAGAAGTCTTGCCACTTGCAGATCCTAACGTAGAAACCGGTCCTCCAAATGAGGAAGTAATTGAACTTGCAAGAGTAGTGGACAGGGGAATAAGAGAAAGTCACATGATTGATCTTACTAAATTAGTTTTGACAAAGGACAAATCCGTAATCGGAATATTTGTTGACAATACTGTTACTGATTATGATGGAAATCTATTTGACGCATGCTCATATGCCTCAGTAGCAAGCATACTTTCATGCAAGGTACCAAAATGGGAAATCAAAAACGATGCTCCGTCATTAGTACCAGATTCGGCATCTGCCCCGCCAATCACGACAATTCCAGTTTCAGTAACCATGGGAAAAATTGCCGATACCATAATAGTTGATCCAAATGCTGACGAGTGGAAATGCATGGACGCAAGAATGACTATAACGACAAACAGCGAGGGTAACATTTGCGCCGTACAAAAGGGCGGCGACGACGGTTTTACTTTTGAACAACTAGTAAAGTGCTCAGAACTCTCGATTGCAACCGGAGCAAAAATAAGGGAGATTCTCAAACAAGTACCAGGTGGAAATGCATGTTAA
- a CDS encoding 50S ribosomal protein L37 encodes MLKPGGSLKGLGQKYGLKHRKKFTQVHSLLKAKRKCPECGSLKFGREAVGIWACKKCGYKVAGTAYDVAL; translated from the coding sequence ATGTTAAAACCCGGCGGATCACTAAAAGGCCTTGGACAAAAGTATGGTCTTAAGCACAGGAAAAAGTTCACACAAGTTCATAGTCTTCTTAAGGCAAAAAGAAAGTGCCCAGAATGTGGCTCTCTGAAATTCGGAAGAGAGGCAGTTGGAATATGGGCATGCAAAAAGTGCGGATACAAAGTAGCTGGCACTGCTTACGATGTCGCACTTTAG
- a CDS encoding KEOPS complex subunit Pcc1, giving the protein MSHFSAVIQVSAKDKTKAIFDSISIDNKFYPENPTKTTVSLKKNTLHISIQTDELPHLRANLNSTLRLIQASYDSVESIKI; this is encoded by the coding sequence ATGTCGCACTTTAGTGCCGTCATACAAGTTTCTGCAAAGGACAAAACAAAAGCAATTTTTGACTCCATTAGTATAGACAACAAATTTTATCCTGAAAATCCTACCAAGACCACGGTCTCTCTGAAAAAAAACACCCTTCATATATCGATTCAAACTGACGAGTTGCCGCACCTGAGGGCAAATCTGAATTCAACACTCAGGCTAATACAGGCAAGCTACGATTCTGTCGAATCCATAAAGATATAA
- a CDS encoding prefoldin subunit beta, whose amino-acid sequence MSSGQQMPPWLQEQIMKLQQAQQNLQSIMAQKQQLEMEQIESDRALEELKKVADADPVYKHAGSLLIKSTKTALIAELEEKKELANTRVTVLAKQEARIKESIKEQEIKINEMMHSGQKPPP is encoded by the coding sequence ATGTCTTCTGGCCAGCAAATGCCTCCTTGGTTGCAAGAGCAAATCATGAAACTACAGCAAGCTCAGCAAAACCTGCAATCCATCATGGCGCAAAAACAACAGCTGGAAATGGAGCAAATAGAATCTGACAGGGCACTTGAGGAACTAAAGAAAGTTGCAGACGCTGATCCTGTGTACAAGCACGCAGGTTCGCTTTTGATAAAATCTACAAAGACTGCACTCATTGCAGAACTGGAAGAGAAAAAAGAACTTGCAAACACTCGAGTCACAGTTCTTGCAAAACAAGAGGCAAGAATCAAGGAAAGCATCAAAGAGCAGGAAATAAAAATTAATGAAATGATGCACAGCGGACAAAAGCCGCCACCCTAA
- a CDS encoding ERCC4 domain-containing protein translates to MKIESLRIVVDERERKSGIPDLLKAIGINLEVKTLPIGDYIVAPETVVERKSVSDLISSIFDGRLFDQCDRLKENFAHPIILMEGNVDEIDSLVENPFVFYGALSTIAIDFKIPIVPTASASHTAKLLVSMCSRKDVTKGPFLKKIRKSDDVQKQQLSVLCSLPGIGEKLAVRMLQKFGSPTRTLNASLSELSKIDGLGEARAKKIKQMLEKESKFRREENQKTLD, encoded by the coding sequence ATGAAGATTGAAAGTCTTCGAATTGTAGTTGATGAAAGGGAACGAAAAAGCGGCATTCCTGATTTACTAAAGGCAATTGGAATCAACCTTGAGGTAAAGACGCTTCCAATAGGCGACTATATTGTGGCCCCTGAGACCGTAGTGGAGAGAAAAAGCGTCTCTGACTTGATATCATCCATTTTTGATGGCCGCCTGTTTGACCAGTGTGACAGACTAAAAGAAAACTTTGCGCATCCAATAATCCTAATGGAGGGAAACGTCGACGAAATCGATAGTTTGGTTGAGAACCCGTTTGTGTTTTATGGGGCCCTGTCCACAATAGCGATCGACTTTAAGATACCAATAGTTCCGACTGCAAGTGCGTCACACACTGCAAAACTCCTAGTATCCATGTGCTCAAGGAAGGATGTGACAAAGGGGCCGTTCCTAAAGAAGATAAGAAAATCAGACGACGTGCAAAAACAGCAGCTATCCGTCCTTTGCAGTCTTCCTGGGATTGGAGAAAAACTGGCAGTGAGGATGCTACAAAAGTTTGGCTCGCCTACACGCACGCTAAATGCGTCCCTTTCTGAGCTATCTAAAATAGATGGGCTTGGGGAGGCGCGAGCTAAAAAAATAAAACAAATGCTGGAAAAGGAAAGCAAATTCAGAAGAGAAGAAAACCAGAAAACGCTTGACTAG
- a CDS encoding sulfurtransferase, with product MLASHLWLKEHLDDPNFVILDTRPKVAYMYGHIQNSISLTVEQVIKINQHGAHLVPDPEFCAELFGSIGIDETKTVVVAGESMDPSVARIAWTLDYLGHPDIKILDIGIATWQSLGFQMTRAQKKLPPTKFVPKPRPEIRIEADDLKNSLGKITILDARSPQEFFGGHIPGAILSPFTDGLGQNGFVFDAKESLERLYAEKIPKGKEIVCYCMHGHRASSLFYQLKISGYENVRLYDGSFIDWYSKRLPLE from the coding sequence GTGCTAGCCTCTCATCTGTGGCTCAAAGAACATCTTGATGATCCTAATTTCGTAATTTTAGACACTAGGCCAAAAGTTGCATACATGTATGGCCACATACAAAATTCCATCTCGCTTACCGTTGAACAGGTAATAAAAATAAACCAGCATGGAGCACACCTGGTGCCAGATCCAGAGTTTTGCGCAGAACTGTTTGGCTCAATTGGGATAGACGAAACAAAGACCGTAGTGGTTGCAGGCGAGTCGATGGATCCGTCCGTTGCAAGAATCGCATGGACACTTGATTACCTTGGACATCCTGACATCAAAATACTTGATATTGGAATCGCTACCTGGCAAAGCCTCGGATTCCAAATGACACGGGCACAAAAAAAACTACCTCCGACAAAGTTTGTGCCAAAGCCAAGGCCGGAAATAAGAATAGAAGCAGATGATCTGAAAAACAGTCTTGGCAAAATCACCATACTTGATGCGCGCTCACCACAGGAATTTTTTGGAGGGCACATACCTGGTGCGATTCTTTCCCCATTCACAGACGGCCTTGGGCAAAATGGTTTTGTTTTTGATGCCAAGGAATCCCTAGAACGCCTATATGCTGAAAAAATCCCAAAAGGCAAAGAAATCGTATGCTACTGCATGCACGGTCATAGGGCATCAAGTCTCTTTTACCAGCTAAAAATATCTGGCTATGAGAACGTCAGACTCTATGACGGCTCGTTCATTGACTGGTACTCAAAAAGACTTCCCCTTGAGTAA
- a CDS encoding NOB1 family endonuclease, whose protein sequence is MAFSVYDASAFYAGIPFAVPDEGYTTSLVFDEIKHIKKNHGALDTLIETNRIRILDPEQQNVNIVTEAAKKTGDFQKLSAPDISAVALCYQLGANLVTDDFSVSNVAKNLNLHVQPIMTKGIRDVGSWIYYCPACAKEFSKITECPICGSRLNRKLLKGKSF, encoded by the coding sequence TTGGCTTTTAGCGTTTATGATGCAAGTGCATTTTATGCAGGGATTCCCTTTGCGGTGCCCGATGAAGGATACACCACGTCGCTAGTCTTTGATGAAATAAAACACATCAAAAAAAACCACGGCGCACTAGATACGCTGATTGAGACAAATCGGATCAGAATTTTGGATCCAGAACAGCAAAATGTCAACATCGTAACAGAGGCTGCAAAAAAGACAGGTGACTTTCAGAAACTATCTGCACCGGACATTTCTGCAGTTGCCTTGTGCTACCAGCTTGGAGCCAATCTAGTTACGGACGATTTTTCAGTCTCAAATGTCGCAAAAAACTTGAATCTCCATGTTCAGCCCATAATGACAAAGGGCATAAGGGATGTTGGAAGCTGGATCTATTACTGTCCTGCATGTGCAAAAGAGTTCTCAAAGATTACAGAATGCCCCATTTGCGGAAGCAGGCTGAATAGAAAATTACTCAAGGGGAAGTCTTTTTGA
- a CDS encoding NAD(+)/NADH kinase, translating to MKLNRVAIVSKFGSEESENVAKKVAKKFLANRAEVFTIAPVFVEGAKKIDTVDEISDKKLDLVVTLGGDGTTLRTFRSLTSEVPLLTINVGGNRGILSEITLDKIDVAINDIRSNKVWLDKRTRVVASVGGQEFPPALNEIYINRQNLTKTAEFEIKFQNDVVKQKMDGVMISTPSGSTGHSFSLGGPILHESLDVLIITPVAPVRRLPSIVVPDEKIQVICSHDCNIVMDAQVIKACDFEEPIVIKKHKIQAVFVRLKRQGLRQMSKLGF from the coding sequence TTGAAGTTAAATCGCGTTGCAATAGTAAGCAAGTTTGGTTCTGAAGAGTCAGAAAACGTTGCAAAAAAAGTAGCAAAGAAATTTCTTGCAAACAGGGCAGAGGTATTTACAATTGCGCCAGTTTTTGTCGAGGGCGCAAAGAAGATAGACACAGTTGATGAAATCAGCGATAAAAAACTAGACTTGGTTGTGACGCTTGGTGGTGACGGGACAACTTTGCGCACGTTTAGGAGCTTGACTAGCGAAGTTCCACTTTTGACAATCAATGTAGGCGGCAACAGAGGCATACTTTCAGAAATAACGCTGGATAAAATTGATGTTGCCATAAACGACATCCGCTCAAACAAGGTCTGGCTAGACAAGAGGACTCGGGTCGTGGCGTCAGTCGGAGGCCAAGAATTTCCCCCCGCGTTAAATGAGATATACATCAACAGGCAAAACTTGACCAAGACAGCAGAGTTTGAGATCAAATTTCAAAACGACGTAGTAAAACAAAAAATGGACGGAGTAATGATATCAACTCCAAGCGGTTCGACTGGACATTCCTTTTCTCTTGGCGGTCCAATTTTGCACGAAAGCCTAGATGTATTGATAATAACGCCTGTTGCACCGGTACGAAGACTGCCGTCAATTGTTGTACCGGATGAGAAAATACAGGTGATCTGCTCCCATGACTGCAATATTGTAATGGATGCACAGGTGATCAAGGCCTGCGATTTTGAAGAGCCGATAGTTATCAAAAAACACAAAATCCAGGCAGTCTTTGTTAGACTCAAAAGGCAGGGTCTCAGACAGATGAGCAAGCTTGGCTTTTAG